Proteins encoded by one window of Tubulanus polymorphus chromosome 7, tnTubPoly1.2, whole genome shotgun sequence:
- the LOC141908430 gene encoding SCO-spondin-like, protein MFDESGFIWNEITVNEQAEIVKASKMTDLEYKIFDNTYIATQCAAYCKKDMDCESFAFSEDEHACHMYKTALTQAEKTSIKTAPHFDLYPKDAFIAPDELWGPCARYPCKNGGVCIDDVSNGLDYKCVCPSSHWTGKNCDTQALNPEWDKWSDWSVCSVSCGVGWKSRSRVCKDKLTDATLTQLQCYGYPIEIALCQEGPCPVWDEWSTWGDCSSNTTCGPGTRTRTRQCLHVGPNGAQPSDQGCLAGSKESGPCQVTTCSNVPIQLVGGKVYGEGRVLIYNDVDKRWGQVCNKNWDMNDASVVCRQLGLNDSFKDGTSLRTRKCDYPSATNGGTPCPGIDTESKPCFIKPCPVDGVWLVWSTWGQCSLSCGNGSQTRTRQCQTPQHDGKWCDGSSNETQLCNTHYCPIDGIWNAWTAWGACDRDCDGGKQQRSRSCNGPFYGGNNCTGDETMVQDCNTHNCPVKGNWRQWTPWTPCNKTCGTGRQSRVRECNYGQFGGENCTGNSRDERDCNTHHCPVDGYFHEWQTWSACSVSCANGTQTRNRTCEPPRYNGTECSGVKQEQQPCKLRECPVNGEWEPWSSWDPCSHTCGNGTKTRTRKCYGQAHGGEACPGSNTDTAFCYIRSCAIDGVWLNWGDWSQCSATCGNRTRYRTRQCDGPYFGGNACPGNDTDTEECELVNCPIDGVWNEWGSWDQCSVSCGNGTQARSRQCNGPFYGGAQCPGDETDQQSCNTHPCPVDGEWEQWKSWSQCSEQCAGGSQTRLRVCHGKANGGDDCVGNATEHRVCNLHPCPVDGIFESWSLWQSCTVTCGGGTRTRNRTCIGPFYNGNNCTGSTIDEQLCNTDGCPVNGTWNAWSNWETCDKTCGGGHRLRRRTCNQPLFGGNPCSGDTVHSENCNDNPCPVNGAWSEWSRWMDCNSSCGGGTSRRYRICTPAKHGGKSCEGPEEEFEPCNNFSCPVDGKWLEWSLWSSCSESCGKNATRHRDRHCEGPYHGGRSCEGESTDIEECNLDPCAIDGILTNWSQWSLCSQTCGFGQQSRNRTCIGPYHGGLQCPGSLYETRQCIVLECPVDGVPSEWSAWTYCSASCGQGQVHRLRSCVGPFYGGKPCKQKMKDSLNCTIKPCPVNGEFSQWSSWGSCNETCGGGFRFRNRSCDGPYFGGIACQGLFVDEKQCNTHNCPVDGIFHEWSQWSSCTVSCGGGISKRYRHCIGPFHGGIDCLGSREQSDQCNSQECPVDGFWEMWSDWGQCNKTCETGYKQRFRVCIAPRFGGKDCIGESTQISTCNTHLCPVDGRFEEWSIWTPCDKSCGTGRTRRNRTCTGPFHGGTECVGPRHETVQCNINPCPLEGTWSAWATWETCSVTCGGGIRNRQRSCQLNSTLYQTLPCSGDTRQTEKCHRYSCTPLQTSCKSWKSLGMVDNCLAEILIGGLAMLVTCDMQMEGGIGVTIINHDFKDKEVAVSGYEGAGEYQQKIRYQHIELYDLMDLKAESSRCKQKLTWRCYSATITISAGSETRHITYWENIDGQKRYNWGGASFSGKCACGMTDSCFRPGLACNCDANDQVWRSDTGWITDKNDLPVTKIRAGDTGAKRKGSQEGFEQGYWSLGPLICY, encoded by the exons ATGTTCGATGAATCTGGATTTATTTGGAATGAAATAACCGTCAATGAACAAGCCGAAATCGTTAAGGCGTCGAAAATGACCGACTTGGAATATAAGATATTTGACAATACCTATATAGCGACGCAATGTGCCGCTTATTGTAAGAAGGACATGGATTGTGAAAGTTTTGCGTTCAGTGAAGATGAACACGCGTGTCACATGTACAAAACAGCTCTAACCCAAGCAGAGAAAACCAGCATCAAGACGGCGCCTCATTTTGATCTGTATCCGAAAGATGCGTTCATCGCTCCTGAC GAATTATGGGGACCATGTGCTCGGTATCCGTGTAAGAATGGTGGAGTTTGTATCGATGATGTAAGCAATGGACTGGATTACAAGTGTGTTTGCCCGAGTAGTCATTGGACTGGGAAGAACTGTGACACGCAAG CATTGAATCCAGAGTGGGATAAATGGTCTGATTGGTCGGTTTGTTCTGTAAGTTGCGGAGTTGGTTGGAAGTCTCGTTCGCGAGTTTGTAAGGATAAACTCACCGATGCTACACTCACTCAGTTACAATGCTACGGGTATCCGATTGAAATCGCCCTGTGTCAAGAAGGCCCTTGTCCAG tCTGGGATGAATGGAGCACATGGGGAGATTGCAGTTCAAATACAACGTGTGGTCCGGGAACACGGACCAGGACTCGTCAATGTCTACATGTCGGACCAAACGGCGCTCAACCATCAGACCAAGGTTGTCTGGCCGGTTCGAAAGAATCCGGACCGTGTCAGGTCACCACTTGTAGCAACG TCCCGATACAGCTCGTTGGAGGTAAAGTTTACGGAGAGGGAAGAGTTCTGATTTATAACGATGTGGATAAGAGATGGGGTCAAGTTTGTAATAAGAACTGGGATATGAATGACGCTAGTGTCGTCTGTCGTCAACTGGGATTGAATGATTCGTTCAAAG ACGGTACGTCACTGCGCACGCGCAAGTGCGACTATCCTTCCGCTACAAACGGAGGAACACCGTGTCCCGGGATCGACACCGAATCAAAACCGTGTTTCATTAAACCGTGTCCTG tTGACGGTGTCTGGTTGGTCTGGAGTACGTGGGGTCAGTGTAGTCTGTCGTGTGGTAACGGTTCACAGACTCGAACTCGTCAATGTCAAACTCCTCAACATGATGGTAAATGGTGCGACGGTTCGTCAAATGAAACTCAACTTTGTAACACTCACTATTGTCCGA TCGATGGTATTTGGAACGCGTGGACGGCGTGGGGAGCGTGTGATCGTGATTGCGATGGCGGTAAACAGCAGCGATCACGATCGTGTAACGGACCCTTTTACGGAGGCAATAACTGCACAGGAGACGAGACTATGGTACAAGATTGTAATACGCATAACTGTCCTG TGAAAGGAAATTGGAGGCAGTGGACGCCGTGGACACCTTGTAATAAAACATGCGGTACTGGACGCCAATCTCGAGTCCGTGAATGCAATTATGGCCAATTCGGAGGAGAGAATTGTACTGGTAACAGTCGTGATGAACGTGATTGTAATACTCATCACTGTCCAG TTGATGGTTATTTCCACGAATGGCAGACGTGGTCGGCTTGCAGCGTATCTTGCGCAAACGGGACTCAAACGAGGAACAGAACTTGTGAACCTCCGCGATACAACGGCACTGAATGTTCGGGCGTTAAACAGGAACAACAGCCGTGTAAACTGAGAGAATGTCCAG TGAATGGAGAATGGGAACCGTGGAGTTCATGGGATCCATGTAGTCATACCTGCGGTAACGGAACTAAAACACGAACCCGTAAGTGTTACGGCCAGGCTCACGGCGGTGAAGCTTGTCCCGGATCGAACACAGACACTGCATTCTGTTACATCAGATCATGCGCCA TTGATGGTGTATGGTTGAACTGGGGTGATTGGTCTCAATGTAGCGCCACCTGTGGAAACCGAACTCGCTATCGTACTCGTCAATGTGATGGCCCGTATTTCGGCGGAAATGCCTGTCCTGGTAACGATACAGACACCGAGGAATGTGAACTAGTCAACTGTCCAA TCGATGGTGTTTGGAATGAATGGGGAAGCTGGGATCAGTGCTCGGTGTCGTGTGGTAATGGAACTCAGGCTCGTAGTCGCCAGTGTAACGGTCCGTTTTACGGCGGTGCTCAGTGTCCCGGGGACGAGACCGATCAACAATCCTGTAACACACATCCCTGCCCAG TTGATGGAGAATGGGAGCAATGGAAATCGTGGTCGCAATGTAGCGAGCAATGCGCCGGTGGTTCGCAGACTCGTCTGCGAGTCTGTCACGGCAAAGCGAATGGCGGCGATGATTGCGTGGGAAACGCGACCGAACATCGAGTCTGTAACCTACACCCCTGTCCAG TTGACGGTATATTCGAAAGTTGGTCTTTGTGGCAGTCGTGCACGGTAACCTGCGGAGGCGGGACCCGGACTAGAAACAGAACATGCATCGGACCGTTTTATAACGGGAATAACTGTACAGGATCCACAATTGATGAACAACTGTGCAATACTGACGGTTGCCCCG TGAACGGCACGTGGAACGCGTGGTCTAATTGGGAAACTTGTGATAAAACTTGCGGAGGAGGCCACAGACTGAGACGGCGTACATGTAACCAGCCACTGTTCGGTGGTAATCCTTGTTCGGGGGATACAGTCCACAGTGAGAACTGTAATGACAACCCTTGTCCAG TAAACGGTGCTTGGAGTGAATGGTCTCGTTGGATGGATTGTAACAGTAGTTGCGGAGGAGGAACCTCGCGACGATACAGAATTTGTACGCCCGCGAAACACGGTGGCAAATCTTGCGAGGGCCCCGAAGAAGAATTCGAACCGTGCAATAACTTCTCATGTCCAg TTGATGGTAAATGGTTAGAGTGGAGTTTATGGAGCAGTTGCAGCGAGTCATGTGGTAAAAACGCCACGAGACACCGCGATCGACACTGTGAAGGTCCATATCACGGTGGTCGGTCCTGCGAGGGCGAGTCCACCGATATAGAAGAATGCAACTTGGATCCGTGTGCCA TCGATGGAATTCTCACCAATTGGAGTCAGTGGTCGCTTTGTAGTCAAACGTGTGGATTTGGACAACAGTCACGGAATCGTACATGTATAGGACCGTACCACGGAGGTCTCCAGTGTCCGGGTAGTCTATACGAAACACGGCAATGCATCGTACTCGAATGTCCAG TGGATGGGGTACCGTCTGAATGGTCAGCTTGGACGTACTGTAGCGCATCATGTGGCCAGGGTCAAGTACATCGACTACGCTCGTGCGTCGGGCCGTTTTACGGTGGAAAACCGTGCAAGCAGAAAATGAAAGATTCGCTAAACTGCACGATAAAACCATGTCCAG TGAACGGTGAATTCTCGCAGTGGTCGTCGTGGGGAAGTTGTAACGAGACTTGCGGAGGTGGTTTCAGGTTCAGGAATAGATCTTGTGATGGACCATATTTCGGCGGTATCGCCTGTCAAGGATTGTTCgtagatgaaaaacaatgcaaCACCCACAACTGTCCGG TTGATGGTATATTTCACGAATGGTCGCAATGGAGTAGTTGCACTGTCTCCTGCGGGGGAGGAATCTCCAAACGGTATCGTCATTGTATCGGGCCGTTTCACGGAGGTATCGACTGTTTAGGGTCACGTGAACAGTCTGACCAATGTAACTCACAGGAATGTCCAG TGGATGGATTTTGGGAAATGTGGAGCGATTGGGGTCAATGCAATAAAACCTGTGAGACCGGATACAAACAGAGATTCCGGGTCTGTATTGCACCGCGGTTCGGCGGTAAAGACTGCATCGGAGAATCGACGCAGATATCTACCTGCAATACACATCTCTGTCCAG TGGATGGTCGATTTGAAGAGTGGTCGATTTGGACGCCCTGTGACAAGAGTTGCGGGACGGGTCGAACTCGTAGAAATCGCACGTGCACGGGGCCGTTTCACGGTGGTACAGAATGCGTCGGTCCGCGACACGAAACCGTACAATGTAACATTAACCCCTGTCCGC TTGAAGGAACGTGGAGTGCGTGGGCCACGTGGGAAACGTGTTCTGTAACCTGTGGCGGTGGAATCCGTAATCGACAGCGATCCTGTCAACTGAATTCAACTCTTTATCAAACCTTACCCTGTTCTGGTGATACCAGGCAAACTGAGAAATGTCACCGGTACAGCTGTACACCCT tgCAAACTTCCTGTAAATCGTGGAAATCTCTGGGAATGGTTGATAATTGTTTGGCTGAAATTCTAATCGGAGGTTTGGCCATGTTGGTTACGTGTGATATGCAAATGGAGGGCGGAATCGGGGTCACTATAATCA ATCACGACTTCAAAGACAAGGAAGTTGCGGTATCCGGCTACGAGGGGGCCGGAGAATACCAACAAAAAATCAGATATCAACACATCGAACTTTACGACCTGATGGATTTGAAAGCTGAATCGAGTCGCTGTAAACAGAAGCTGACCTGGAGATGTTACAGCGCCACTATTACAATTTCTGCCGGTTCAGAAACTCGCCACATCACATACTGGGAGAATATCGACGGCCAGAAGAGATATAACTGGGGCGGGGCTTCGTTCAGCGGGAAATGCGCTTGCGGGATGACTGACAGCTGTTTTAGACCGggtttagcgtgtaactgtgaTGCTAACGATCAGGTTTGGAGATCGGATACAGGTTGGATTACCGACAAGAATGATTTACCAGTGACTAAAATCCGTGCGGGAGATACCG gtGCAAAAAGAAAAG GTTCTCAAGAAGGATTTGAACAAGGCTATTGGTCACTTGGTCCATTAATCTGTTACTGA